In one bacterium genomic region, the following are encoded:
- a CDS encoding PilN domain-containing protein has translation MSVRINLLPEARMIKLKNQQTKRLVTVVCLVLCSSVGIVLVVLLLLLGARNIQFATNKGNIEELNKKIAAKAGVEQDVAWFNGALTEADSLSNNRILISQLFGQLANAAPPGIKIASLSVDPEYKVKASVEATDFNNVALFMNALKTYNVEFNPIAGFDRVPVFTDVDVQAVTKRKQTDNANFEVSFKVDEKLVKKFREDSKANEENK, from the coding sequence ATGTCGGTTCGGATCAATTTGCTCCCCGAAGCCCGTATGATAAAGCTGAAAAATCAGCAAACCAAACGCTTGGTTACGGTGGTTTGCTTGGTTCTTTGCAGTAGTGTAGGGATTGTCTTAGTGGTATTACTCCTGCTTTTGGGTGCACGCAATATTCAGTTTGCTACTAACAAGGGAAATATCGAAGAGCTGAATAAAAAGATTGCTGCTAAAGCTGGTGTAGAGCAAGATGTGGCATGGTTTAATGGAGCTCTTACCGAAGCTGATTCACTTTCTAATAATCGAATTCTCATCTCGCAGCTTTTTGGTCAACTAGCTAATGCTGCACCTCCTGGCATTAAGATTGCAAGTCTATCGGTGGATCCAGAGTATAAGGTCAAAGCATCGGTTGAGGCGACTGACTTTAATAATGTGGCACTCTTTATGAATGCCTTAAAGACTTATAATGTTGAGTTTAATCCGATTGCTGGTTTTGATAGGGTGCCAGTTTTTACCGATGTTGATGTTCAGGCTGTTACCAAGCGTAAGCAGACTGATAATGCCAACTTTGAAGTAAGCTTTAAAGTTGATGAGAAGCTAGTAAAGAAATTCCGTGAAGACAGTAAGGCGAATGAGGAGAATAAATAA
- a CDS encoding type II/IV secretion system protein, which yields MLTLENQKIIENMIVQGDIVPHDVLEIAKLRSAKESKGLLQVLLDMKALSEDDSVKLIAISKKIPFVDLMHLDRPVDQKVLEMVPLEIAKTYMAVPFGVSNSSLNVALLDPTNLQAIDFISRKTGYTINPYIASQAGIDFVLGMYKEKFSQEVSEVLKNIASAQKEEVEAEKKTVQDQKKINDIVQDAPITRALNTILEYAINSRASDIHVEPRQKELKIRFRVDGILQEVMTLPKTTEAALISRIKIMSNLKIDEHRIPQDGQAVYIFAGREVDLRIAIAPISYGEQVVIRILDKNAQNITLDTLGFRGRSLRLITSGMHKPHGMILSTGPTGSGKSTTLYAVVGAIKSVAINIVTLEDPVEYKMEGINQIQVNTAVGLTFANGLRSILRQDPNVVLVGEIRDAETADLAVQAALTGHTVLSTLHTNSAAGVLPRMLDMKIEPFLIASTVNTVIGQRLVRRVCQKCKQAYAAPGTAVELINKIIGSFLPKTQAEVQAKEQEYGYEGLPLYSQNAYTLYRGVGCDECKDGYSGRIGIFEVFEMNPAMEKLLLSRATTNDIQNQAIKDGMLTMQQDGYLKALTGVTTVEEVARVATDH from the coding sequence ATGCTGACGTTAGAAAATCAAAAGATCATCGAAAATATGATTGTGCAGGGCGATATTGTCCCGCACGATGTGTTGGAGATTGCAAAATTGCGGTCCGCCAAAGAGAGCAAAGGACTTTTACAGGTATTATTAGATATGAAGGCTTTATCTGAGGATGATTCAGTTAAGCTAATTGCTATTTCAAAAAAGATTCCCTTTGTTGATTTGATGCATCTGGATCGCCCTGTTGATCAAAAGGTTCTGGAGATGGTACCACTTGAAATTGCCAAAACCTACATGGCCGTACCGTTTGGGGTGTCTAATAGCTCGTTAAATGTTGCATTGCTTGACCCAACTAATTTGCAGGCGATCGATTTTATATCGCGTAAAACTGGCTACACTATTAATCCATATATTGCTTCTCAGGCCGGTATTGATTTTGTGCTGGGGATGTATAAAGAGAAGTTTTCTCAAGAAGTATCAGAGGTTTTAAAGAATATTGCTTCGGCTCAAAAAGAAGAAGTTGAGGCTGAAAAAAAGACTGTTCAAGATCAGAAAAAGATCAACGACATTGTTCAGGATGCACCAATTACTCGAGCCCTCAATACTATTTTAGAGTATGCAATTAACTCACGAGCATCAGATATTCATGTTGAACCCCGTCAAAAAGAGCTGAAGATTCGGTTTCGTGTCGATGGTATTTTGCAGGAAGTGATGACGTTACCAAAAACCACCGAAGCAGCCCTTATCTCTCGTATTAAAATTATGTCTAATCTCAAGATTGATGAGCACCGTATTCCTCAAGACGGGCAAGCGGTATATATTTTTGCTGGTCGCGAAGTTGATTTGCGTATTGCGATTGCGCCAATTAGCTATGGGGAACAAGTGGTAATTCGTATTTTGGATAAGAACGCCCAAAATATTACTCTGGATACGCTAGGCTTTAGGGGGCGTAGTTTACGCCTTATTACATCTGGTATGCATAAGCCACACGGTATGATTCTATCAACTGGCCCAACTGGTTCAGGTAAATCCACTACTCTGTATGCGGTGGTGGGGGCAATTAAATCGGTGGCAATCAATATTGTGACGCTTGAAGACCCGGTGGAATATAAAATGGAGGGTATTAACCAAATTCAGGTTAATACGGCGGTGGGGCTAACCTTTGCTAATGGTTTACGGTCTATTTTGCGTCAGGACCCTAATGTGGTGCTAGTGGGGGAGATTCGTGATGCCGAAACGGCCGATCTAGCCGTGCAGGCAGCGTTGACTGGACACACAGTACTTTCCACACTCCACACCAACTCCGCAGCTGGTGTTTTACCACGTATGCTAGATATGAAGATTGAGCCATTTTTGATTGCCTCAACCGTCAACACTGTAATTGGCCAGCGCCTAGTGCGTCGCGTTTGTCAAAAGTGTAAGCAAGCTTATGCGGCGCCGGGCACAGCGGTGGAGCTAATTAATAAGATTATAGGTTCATTTTTACCTAAAACTCAGGCCGAAGTGCAGGCTAAAGAGCAAGAATATGGATACGAGGGTTTGCCACTCTATAGTCAAAACGCTTATACTTTATATAGGGGGGTAGGCTGCGACGAATGTAAAGATGGTTACTCTGGTCGTATTGGTATCTTTGAGGTGTTTGAGATGAATCCAGCGATGGAAAAGCTCTTGCTCAGTAGGGCAACCACCAACGATATTCAGAACCAGGCAATCAAAGATGGCATGCTGACTATGCAACAAGATGGCTATCTAAAGGCATTAACAGGTGTGACCACCGTAGAAGAAGTGGCACGTGTGGCAACCGATCATTAG
- the pilM gene encoding type IV pilus assembly protein PilM, producing MELFVEDEHYFGVDLGNSGIRLVELKLIHDKPTLVTYGDIELPFGLMSSDSPADQARISEILKKLVSDARVSTKNVVAGLPASKVFASVLKLPQMADNEIAHTIRFQADKYIPMPIDQVKLDFFRITRDKEAEEIDVLLVATPTSIANKYLNIFQQAGLELMALDINAIAQSRSMVPNADIDVVVVDFASLTTDIGLISAGIPGLIRSVNVGAKSLIRVTSQNLGLDEVQAEQFVRKFGLTQTKLEGQVYRSMKPLLDNVVEEIKRSMEFFYQSNSGRKVEKIVITGGPAAIPEMPVYLANALGLPVEMGNPWQKISYATEFTDRLSGMALSYSTSVGLALRNMV from the coding sequence ATGGAATTATTCGTTGAAGATGAACATTATTTTGGAGTTGACCTCGGTAACTCCGGTATCCGATTGGTTGAGCTTAAACTAATTCATGATAAGCCCACACTCGTTACTTATGGTGATATTGAATTACCGTTTGGACTGATGAGTTCTGATTCTCCAGCTGATCAGGCGCGAATTTCAGAGATACTCAAAAAGCTGGTATCAGACGCTCGTGTGAGTACCAAAAATGTTGTAGCTGGTTTACCGGCTAGCAAAGTATTTGCCAGCGTGCTTAAACTGCCACAGATGGCTGATAATGAAATTGCCCACACTATTCGCTTCCAGGCCGATAAATATATTCCGATGCCAATTGATCAGGTGAAGCTAGATTTTTTCCGTATAACTCGCGATAAGGAAGCTGAAGAGATCGATGTATTATTGGTTGCCACACCAACCAGTATTGCCAATAAATACCTTAATATTTTCCAGCAAGCTGGACTGGAGTTGATGGCTTTAGATATTAATGCAATTGCTCAGTCGCGCTCGATGGTACCAAATGCTGATATTGATGTGGTGGTAGTAGATTTTGCTTCTTTAACCACTGATATTGGCCTAATATCGGCTGGAATTCCGGGACTGATTCGATCGGTTAATGTGGGTGCTAAATCTCTTATTCGAGTGACATCTCAAAACCTTGGTCTCGATGAAGTGCAGGCCGAGCAGTTTGTGCGTAAGTTTGGCCTAACTCAAACTAAGCTAGAGGGGCAAGTTTACCGCTCGATGAAGCCGTTACTTGATAATGTAGTAGAAGAGATTAAGCGCTCAATGGAGTTCTTTTACCAAAGTAACTCTGGCCGTAAAGTGGAGAAGATTGTTATTACTGGTGGTCCGGCAGCAATTCCAGAAATGCCGGTTTATCTTGCAAATGCACTGGGCTTACCCGTTGAAATGGGTAATCCATGGCAGAAGATTAGCTATGCCACTGAGTTTACAGACCGCTTGTCGGGTATGGCGTTAAGTTATTCCACATCGGTTGGTTTGGCGTTAAGGAATATGGTGTAG